Proteins from one Malania oleifera isolate guangnan ecotype guangnan chromosome 4, ASM2987363v1, whole genome shotgun sequence genomic window:
- the LOC131153167 gene encoding probable histone chaperone ASF1A yields MSAVNITNVTVLDNPAAFLNPFQFEISYECLIPLKDDLEWKLIYVGSAEDETYDQLLESVLVGPVNVGNYRFVFQADPPDPSKIREEDIIGVTVLLLTCSYLGQEFIRVGYYVNNDYDDEQLREEPPQKVLIDRVQRNILADKPRVTRFPINFHPENGEHEEQSHPLPATQNATETSACPGPTSFPASTTDEQQEKNL; encoded by the exons ATGAGTGCCGTCAACATAACCAACGTCACCGTTTTGGACAATCCGGCGGCGTTTCTCAACCCCTTTCAGTTCGAAATCTCTTACGAGTGTTTGATTCCTCTCAAGGATG ATTTAGAATGGAAGCTCATTTACGTGGGGTCAGCTGAGGATGAGACTTATGATCAACTCCTAGAGAGTGTACTTGTTGGGCCGGTCAATGTTGGCAATTATCGTTTTGTCTTTCAG GCAGATCCTCCAGACCCATCAAAAATCCGTGAAGAGGATATTATTGGCGTCACAGTACTGCTTTTGACATGCTCTTATCTAGGACAGGAATTTATTCGAGTGGGATACTATGTGAACAATGATTATGATGATGAACAGCTACGAGAAGAACCTCCACAAAAAGTGTTGATTGATAGGGTCCAGAGAAATATTTTGGCTGACAAACCCAGAGTCACAAGGTTCCCAATAAATTTTCATCCCGAGAATGGCGAGCATGAAGAGCAGTCCCATCCTTTGCCTGCGACCCAAAATGCCACTGAAACCAGTGCGTGTCCAGGACCAACTTCCTTTCCTGCTAGCACCACCGATGAGCAACAAGAAAAAAATCTCTAG